The window ACCACTGCGATGGCGTGCTGGCCGCCCTCGAAAAGGGCCAGCCGGGCGAGAAGTACAACCTCGGCGGGCGCAGCGAGCGCACCAATCTCGAGATTGTCGACGGCATCTGCCAGGCTCTCGAGCGCTACGCACCGGCCGCCGACAACGCCGCCCTCGAGGCGCGTGGGGTGTCGGCCTACCTCGACCTCAAGACTTTCGTCCAGGACCGGCCGGGCCACGACCAGCGCTACGCCATCGACGACGACAAGGCGCGCCGCGAGCTCGGCTGGAGCACCCACTACGACCTCGACCGCGGCCTCGACGCCACCGTACGCTGGTACCTCGACCACCGCCCCTGGTGCGAGGACATCCAGTCCGGCAATTACCGCCGCCAGCGCTTGGGAACGGGCGCATGAAGGTACGCACCACCAACCTCGAGGGGGTTCTGCTCTTCGAGCCCGTCGTCCACGGCGACGAACGCGGCTTCTTCCTCGAGACCTACCACCAGGGCAAGTACGCCGAGGCCGGCCTCGACGCCACCTTCGTCCAGGACAACCACTCGCGCTCCGGTGCCAGCATCCTGCGCGGCCTCCACGCTCAGCGCTGCCATCCGCAGGGCAAGCTGGTGCGGGCCGTCGAGGGAGCGATCTTCGACGTCGCGGTCGACATCCGCCGCGGCTCACCGACCTTCGCCCACTGGTACGGCACCGTACTGAGCGACAAGAACTTCCGCCAGCTCTACGTTCCGCCGGGCTTTGCCCACGGCTTCTGCGTCATCGGCGAGTCGGCCCAGGTCGAGTACAAGTGCACCGACCTCTATCGGCCGGACGACGAGATCAGCATCCGCTGGGACGACCCGGAGATCGCCATCGACTGGCCGATTCGCGAACCGCGCCTGTCGCAGAAGGACGACGCCGGCGCCCAAACTCTGGCCGAGCTCGCCGAGCGACTACCGATCTACCCGAACGCCGCCGCCACGCCCACATGATGGACCTCGAGCTGACCGCCGGCGACCGCGAACAGCTCGCTGCGGCCGGCATCTCCGAGGACGAAGCGCGCCGTCAGGTGGGGTTGCTACGGCAACCGCCACCGGCGATCCGCCTGGCCCGCCCGTGCACCCTTGGCGACGGCATCGAACGCCTCGCCGAGGCCGACCAGGGCCGCTACCTGAGGCTCGCCTCGCAGGCCGCGGCGGCCGGCCGGGTGACCAAGCTGGTGCCGGCGTCCGGCGCCGCCAGCCGCATGTTTCAAGGTCTCCAGAAGCTGCGCGAGGGCGGCGGCGCCAGCGCCGACGACGAGCGGTTCTTCACACAGTTGCCGAGTCTCCCCCTGGCGGGCGAGGTGTTCTCGAGGGTCGACCCTCGGGCCGACCGCCGGCAGATCCTCGATGCACTGCTCGGCGAGAGCGGCCTCGACCTCGGCCGTCAGCCGAAGGCCCTGATTCCCTTCCATCCCGGGGAGAGTGGCCCGGCCACGGCCTTCGAAGAGCACCTCGCGGAGGCTCTCGCCTACGCTCTCGACGAAGGCGGCCGGGCGCGGGTTCACTTCACCGTCCAGGCGGACCACCAGGAGGCCTTCGAAAACCTCCTCGCAGGGGCCCGTGATCGCTGGGAAGCCAGCGGTCAGTCGATCGAGGTGAGCTTCTCCCAGCAGCATCCCGCCACCGATACCCTCGCCCTCGACGACAGCGGCCAGCCCTTCCGCCAGGCCGATGGCCGCCTGCTGCTGCGCCCGGGCGGCCACGGCGCCCTGATCGTCAACCTCGCCGACCTCGGTGGCGACCTGGTGTCGATCAAGAACATCGACAACGTCGTGCCGGCAAAGCAGAGCGGCCTGGTGGTGCATTGGAAGCGCCTCCTGCTCGGCCGCCTGGCCGAGCTCCAGGAGAGGGCCTTCGGCGCCCTCGAAGCCCTCGACGCAGGCGATCATCGCCTCGCCACGGAGGTCGTGGCGCACGATCTCGGGCAGCAAGCGCCGGCCGATCCGGAAGCCATGCGACAGCGGCTCGACCGGCCGCTGCGGGTCTGCGGCGTGGTGCGCAACCAGGGCGAGCCCGGAGGCGGTCCCTACTGGGTCCAAGGTTCCGACGGCCA is drawn from Acidobacteriota bacterium and contains these coding sequences:
- the rfbC gene encoding dTDP-4-dehydrorhamnose 3,5-epimerase, whose amino-acid sequence is MKVRTTNLEGVLLFEPVVHGDERGFFLETYHQGKYAEAGLDATFVQDNHSRSGASILRGLHAQRCHPQGKLVRAVEGAIFDVAVDIRRGSPTFAHWYGTVLSDKNFRQLYVPPGFAHGFCVIGESAQVEYKCTDLYRPDDEISIRWDDPEIAIDWPIREPRLSQKDDAGAQTLAELAERLPIYPNAAATPT
- a CDS encoding DUF4301 family protein, whose amino-acid sequence is MMDLELTAGDREQLAAAGISEDEARRQVGLLRQPPPAIRLARPCTLGDGIERLAEADQGRYLRLASQAAAAGRVTKLVPASGAASRMFQGLQKLREGGGASADDERFFTQLPSLPLAGEVFSRVDPRADRRQILDALLGESGLDLGRQPKALIPFHPGESGPATAFEEHLAEALAYALDEGGRARVHFTVQADHQEAFENLLAGARDRWEASGQSIEVSFSQQHPATDTLALDDSGQPFRQADGRLLLRPGGHGALIVNLADLGGDLVSIKNIDNVVPAKQSGLVVHWKRLLLGRLAELQERAFGALEALDAGDHRLATEVVAHDLGQQAPADPEAMRQRLDRPLRVCGVVRNQGEPGGGPYWVQGSDGHTSLQLVEASQVADDQKHLIAEGTHFNPVDLACAVRDRHGRPFDLERFIDPATAFVAPKSHQGRTLTALERPGLWNGAMAGWNTIFVEVPLKTFAPVKTVYDLLRPEHSGSRAEAP